The nucleotide window AGATCACCACGCCCACACCGCCCCTGACCAGCGAGGGGATCTGGTAGCACAGCGATTTGCCGCCGCCGGTCGGCATCAGGACGACCGCGTCCCTGCCCCCTATGACGTGCTCGATGATCTCCTGCTGACTGCCGCGGAACGCCTCATAGCCGAACACCCGGCGCAGCACCTGCACCGCCTCGCTTGCCTCCGAAGCGCCTTCCACATCCATGTCCACGACCACTTCCACGTCCGCCAGAGCCATTCCGAAAGCCTACGAGCTTCGCGGGGGTCGCCGTCGACCCTGTGGACAACCCGGCCCTGACGGCCGTGCCCGCCGGCCCGGCCCGCGCCGTCGTCCTGCCCGTGCCCGGCCGTCAGGGCGCCCGTCGGCCCCGGTCGGGACGGCCACGGGAGCCGGCACCACGAGGATGGTATGGGAATGGTCAAGTCCGCCGAATAAAAAGGGCATTACGCCCGCACGTTCGTGTCGCCCTCCTCTGCATAACCGACCGATGAGGCAAATACGTGCAAGTATTGGGCCGCTCAACCGACCGGAGTGAAGGCTTCGGCTTCCGGAATTGATCTTTCCGTTTGTGCCGTCCGAGGTCCGCATACGCCCCGCACATTCACGCGCACCCGCAAAGCATCCGCTCCCCCCACACCCGCAGCCCCTTCCATCGCCACGTCTACCGGGACCAGGTGTGAGACCGTGCTGATTTTGCAGCGTGATATCGAAGTGAAACTCCTGCGCACTTTTGTCGCCGTGGTCGATGAGAAGGGATTCGCCCGCGCCGCTCAGGCACTCCATGTGACCCAGCCGACCGTGAGCCAGCAGATCAAGCGTTTGGAGACCATTATCCAGGCGCCGCTGTTCCAGCGCACCAAGCGCCCGTTACAGCTCACCCCCGCAGGTCGCGAGGTGATGGCGCACGCCCGCCGCGTCATCCTGCTCAACAATGAGGTGCTCAGCAAGATATCGGCCTTCAGTAGCCAGGAATGGTTCAGCATGGGCTGCTCGGTGCATTTCGCCGACGGGCTGCGGACCATGCTCGCCCAGCTCGCGGTGGAGCGGCCACGCCTCCGCTGCGCCATGGCGACCGGCCTCAGCGCCGTGCTCGCCGACCAGCTCGCCCAGGGGGAACTGGAGGCGGCGGTGCTCCTGGGGACCCGGACGCCGCGCAGCGAGATTCTGGGGCGGCTGCGCCTGGCCTGGTACGGACAGGCCCTGCCCGCCCCGGGGGAGCGGCTGCCGGTGGCGCTGGTCAGTGAACGCTCGGCGCTGAGCAACCGGATCATCGAGACGCTCGCCGAGCGCAAGGTCGCCTGGCACTCCGTCCCCCGGTGCTCCGACCCGCTGGCGGTCCGGGCCTCCATCCAGGCGGGACTGGCGTATACGGCGCTGCCGCCAACGCCCACCACCACCACCCCTCGCTGCGCCCCGCGCCGCTCGGTGCCCTCGGCCCCGCACCGGAGCCGCTGCCCGTCTATCTGGCGTTCTCGCCCTCGGTGCGTGAGCCCGTCGTCGACGCGGCGCGCGCGGCCGCCCGTGCGACGCTCAAGGACGTTCCGCTGTCCCCTCCTTGATCGCCGCCCCGGCCCGGCCACCCCGGCCGTCACCACCACGACCGTCACCACCACGACCGTCGTCCCCGCGGCCGTCCCCGCCCGGTCAGTAGGAGCTCCGGGCGGCCCTGGGCGCCGCCAGCTTCGGGCCGTAGGGCGCGGAGTCCAGCCAGGCTCCCGCCCTGCGCCCGGTGCCCGCCACGGCCGCGGCGACGCGCCGGCGCAGCCAGACCGACGGACGGTGGGCCAGCATGTGCTCCAAGGCGGAGCCGGCGCAGGCGCGGTTGTACGCGGCCGCCTCCTTCCGCTCCTGGGCGAAGCGGAGGATCTCCGCCTGGGCCGCCCCGGACGTACCGGCCGTCAGCGCCGCCTGCGCGGCCCGCACCGCCCGGATCGCGTCCGGGATGCTGGAGTTCATGCCGCGGGCCCCGAACGGCGCGAACAGGTGTGAGGCCTCACCCGTGAGCAGCACCCGGCGGTGGGCGTCGGTGAAGTCGGCGGCCACCTGCTGGGCGAACCGGTACGTCGACACCCAGCGCACCCGCTCGCCGTACGCCTCGGGCAGCACCCGGGGTATCCAGCGCCGCAGCCCCTCCGGTGAGGTGAACCGGTCCGGGTCGTCGTGCACCAGGAGGTTGAGGTCGACCCGCCAGCCGCCCGCGAACGGAACCAGGAGGACGTTGCGGCCGCCGACCCGCGGGTGCTTGTAGTGGAAGACGCGTTCCAGGAGCAGCGGGTGGGCGGGATCGTCGTCGAGGTCCACCACCACGAAGGTGTTGCGGGAGCGCGGCCCCTCCAGGGGGATGCCGGCGGCGGAGCGCAGCGCGGAGCGCGAGCCGTCCGCCGCGATCACGTAGTCGGCCGCCCACTCGCCTCCCGTGGAGTCCACGAGCCGCACCCCGTCCGGGGTGCTCTCGGCGGAGCGCACCTCCACGCCCCAGTGGAACTCCACCCCGCCCTCCCGGCAGGCGGCGGCCATCAGGTCCTCGGTGTGCACCTGCGGAAGGCTGGTGAACGGCGGCAGCCCGGCGCGGCCGGCCGGCGGGTAGGTCCGGGTGTAGATCTCCTCGCCCGCCCAGTACGACCTCTTGGTCGCCCACATCAGACCGCGGCCGGCGATCTCGTGGCCCAGGCCGGGGCTGACCTGCTCCAGCTCGCGCAGCGACGTGCCGTGCAGGTAGGCGGCGCGGCTGCCCGGACGGACCGCGTCCCGGGTGCGCTTCTCCAGGACCACCGCGGGCAGCCCGGCCGCGCGCAGGGCCAGCGCGGCGCTCAGCCCGGCCGGACCGGCGCCGACGACGAGTACGGGACGGCGGTCGCTACGGCCGGCAGTAGTGGCGCTCATGCTTCGTCCTCCGTCGCGAGGTGCAGGGTCCGGGAGGTGAAGGAGACGATGCGGCCCGCGAGGCCGCCGGTCAGCGCGGCGTGCCAGACCGCCGTGGGCATCCCGGTCACCTCCCGGCGCAGCACCACCTCGCGCTCCGTGGTGGCGAGCTCCAGATAGTCGCCGACCGCGCGGACATCCATCCCGGCGGCCTCGGCGGTCCGCACCACGGGCGCGAACTCCGGTACGGCGAGTACGTACACGGCGAGCGTCACGGCCCCGCCACCTCCCTGTCGTTGCGGACCGGCGCGGCCTTCCGCACGAGCTCTGCCTTCCGCTGCCACAGCGTCTGTGCGCAGGGGCGGGGCGACTCGGCGACGTCGGCGAGCGCGCGCAGCGTCAACTCCGCGTCCCGCGAGTCGAGTGCCGACATCGCGCGCAGCGGCCTGGTGATCTCCAGCTGGAGTCCGTTGGGGTCGTCGAAGTAGATCGATTCGATCAGCTCGTGCGGCAGCGGCGGGGTGACCCGCACCCCGTGCGCCTTGAGCCTCTCCCGCCAGGCCAGCAGCTCCTCCTCGGTGTCCACATGGAAGGCGAGGTGCCGGGAGCGGTGCATGAGGTCGCTCGGCTGCTCCTCCTCGGGCAGGCCGAAGTAGTAGAAGAACGCGATCCGGTTGCCCTTGCCCATGTCGAAGAAGAAGTGCACGAAGTCCGGGTAGTCCTCGGTGACCCAGCCGGTCGCGGTGATCGCGTGCACGAGCGGCATGCCCAGCACCTGGGTGTAGAACTCGTAGGTCGCACGCGGCTTCCAGGTGACGAAGGCCAAGTGGTCGACTCCGTCCACCCGCGGGCTCGGCGGGCCGGCCTGCGGACGGGCGGACGGTGAGGTGAGGGTCAATGCTCCTCCAGAGAGCAGGGCGGCCGCGGGCCGCGCCGTCGGAATGGGGTCAGCGCGCCGCGGCCGGGGACCGGCCGCGCAGCCCCGAGCCGGCGACGAGCGCACCGACGAGCAGGCCCAGGCCGCCGACGACCAGCGCCCAGCGGGTGCCGGCCGCCGTGGACGAGGACAGGTTGAGGACCACGCCGAGGACGGCGACACCGAGTGAGGCGCCCACCTGGCGGGCGGAGTTGAGTGCTCCGGCGCCGATGCCGGCCAGCTCGGCCGGTACGGAGCCGGCGACCCCGGCGACCAGGGCGGGCAGGGCGAAGGAGACACCGAAGCCGAAGGCCAGCAGGCCCACCACGGTGGCGACGAGCGCCCCGGCGGAGTTCCCGGTGAACGGCGCCTGGATCAGCGCCCCGGCACCCATGAGGACGAAGCCGATGGTGGCCGGGCGCCGCGGCCCGATCCGGCCGACCAGCCGTCCGGTGTAGATCGGGTTGAAGGCGGTGGGCAGGGTCAGCGGCAGGAAGGCGAGGCCCGCGGCGAACGACGAGTAGCCGCGGCCTTCCTGGAAGAACAGCGACAGCGCGAACAGCAGCCCGGACAGACCGAAGTTGGCGAGCAGGCCGGCCACCAGCGCGGAGGAGAAGCTGCGGCTGCGGAACATCCGCAGCGGCAGCATCGCCGCGTCGCCGGAGCGCAGTTCCGCGACGAGGAAGACCACCGCCGCGGCCGCCGCCAGCCCGAAGCCGCCGAGCACCCCGCCGCCGGTCCAGCCCTTGTCCGGGCCCTCGATCAGCGCGTACACCAGCGCGGCCAGTGCGACGACGGCGCTGAGCTGCCCGGTCAGGTCCAGCCCGCTGCGCTGCTTGCGCGCGGTCTCCGGGGCCAGCCGTGCGGTGATGACCAGACTGACCAGCGCCAGCGGCACGTTGATCAGGAAGATGGCGCGCCAGCCGACCGTGTCGGTGAGCATCCCGCCCACCAGCGGACCGGCGGCGAGCGCCGCGCCCGTGATCGCCGCCCAGGCCCCCACCGCGCGGGCCCGCTCGGCGGGGTCGGTGTAGGAGTGGACGATCAGGGCCAGGGAGGACGGCAGCAGCAGCGCCCCGGCGACGCCCAGGGCCAGCCGGAGCACCACCAGCATGCCGAGCGTCGTCGCGACGGCCGAGACGCCGGACAGCACGCCGAACGTCACCAGGCCCCAGAGGAAGACCCGGCGGCCGCCGAAGCGGTCGGAGAGCCAGCCCGCGGTGAGCAACAGGGCGGCGAAGGTGATGGTGTAGCCGTTGGTGACCCACTGGAGGCCGCTCAGGCCGGTGTGCAGATCACCGGCGATGGCGGGCAGCGCCACCGAGACGATCGTCATGTCGAGCAGCACCATGAAGTAGCCGAGGGAAAGCCCGATCAATAAGGTGCGCGAGGGCTTACCGGTTCGCTTCGGTGCGGCAACGGAATCCCGCTCAGGTTCCGCCCGTGTCGTCATAGGAATTCTCCTCCGTTTCGGAATCTCTGCTTTCGCGGCCCGCGCTGTTGGGGGCGGCACAATCCATTCAACCGGAATCGGAAGGGGAATTGAGGGTGGTGACGACGGGGATGGCCTATGGGTACCATCGGCCCAGCCGATAGGTCAGCTAGGGGGGCGGCACAGTCGTGGAGCTTCGGCATCTTCGGACGTTCGAAACGGTGGCCAGGACACTCAGCGTCACGCAAGCGGCCAAGGAACTGCACTACGCACAATCCAGCGTCAGCGATCAAATTCAGGCGCTGGAGCGTGATCTGGGGGTCGAGCTGCTCGACCGGTCGCAGCGCCGGGTGCGGCTGACCCCGCAGGGTGTGGCGCTCTCGGAGTACACGGACAAGATCCTCAAGCTGATGGAGGAGGCGCGCTGGGCGGTCTCCCGGCCCGGCGCAGAACTCGCCTTCGGCGCCCTGGAAACCCTCTGCCAGCACCTGCTGCCGGAGGTGCTCGCGCACTACCGCTCGCTGCATCCGCAGGCCCGGGTGCGGGTGGCGCAGGACAACCGCGGCGAGCTCTACAAGGCCGTGCGCCGCGGCGACTTGGACCTGTGCCTGACCTTCGGCGACCCGCCGGCCGACCCGAGCCTGCGTGCCGAGACGCTGGCCGAGGAGCCGCTGGCGGTCATCGTGCCGCCGGGGCACCATCTCGCCGAGCGCGGCGAGGCCGGTCTCGAGGAGCTCGCCAGGGAACCCTTCCTGGCCACCGAGCGGGGCTGCGGCTTCCGGGAGATGTTCGACAGCGCCTTCGGGGCGGTGGCCGCGAAGGAGCCGGTCGCGGAGGTGTCCAGCATCGGCACCCTCGGCGCGTGCGTGGCGGCCGGGATGGGCTGCGCGCTGCTGCCGTTGACGGCGGTGCGCGATCAGGCGAGCCGCGGCGAAGTGGCCGTCGTGAAGGCCGGCGACGGCGACCTGCACACGACGGTGACCATGACCTGGCTGGACCGCAACTCCGCGAACCCGAACCTCATCGGCTTCCAGACCGTGCTGCGCCGGCAACTGGGCGGCTGACGGCGGCGGGCGGCCGGTCACCGGTCGCCCTCGCCGGCCGCCGGCACGGGGCGTGACGCGGGCGCCGGCGGCCGCGGAAGGGGCGGCAGCGGGATCGACGTCAGCCGGTTCCGGGCGATCTTGCCGGTGACCGTGGTCGGCAACCGGTCCACGACCACGAGCTCCTCGGGCAGCTTGTACGTGGCCAGTCCCTTGCGGGACAGATGCCCGGTCACCTCGTCCAGCGTCAAGCCGGTGCCGTCGCGGAGCGCGGCCAGCAGACACGAGCGCTGGCCCAGCCGCGGATCGGGCCGCCCCACGATCGCGTGCTGCGCCAACTGCGGCAGATCGCCGAGCAGTTCTTCGACCTCGAGCGCGCTGAACTTCAGCCCGCCGCGGTTGATCAGCTCGTCGGCGCGGCCCCGGTAGCCGACCGAACCGTCCGGGTGGAGCACGGCCAGGTCGCCGGTGCGCAGCCAGCCGTCGGCGGTGAGCGCGGCGCGGGTCAGCTCCGGCGCGCCGTGATAGCCGCGGAACAGGAAGGGGCTGCGGTACTGGAGTTCTCCGGTCGCGCCCGGCCCGGCGCGGCGGCCCTCGCGGTCCACCACCCTGACCTCGCCCCCGGACACCGGCCGCCCGATGGTGGACGCCGCCTCGGGCGGATCGCCGGGACGGGTGAAGGTCCCCGCGCCGATCTCCGTCATCCCCCACTGCACGACGAGCCGCGCGCCCATCGTCCGCCGCACGCCCTCGGCCAGCTCACGGGGCACCGGAGCGCCGCCGGTGCGTACCTCCCGCAGAGCCAGAGGCGTACCCCCGGCCTCCGCATCCTCCGCATCCTCTGCCAACAGGGTGACGAGATCGCGCAGTTGAGCCGGAACCAGGAACGCCGTGGTGGCCGAGACAGCGCGCAGGGCGCCGGCGAACCGCCGCGGGTCCCATCCGTCGAACAGCCCGACCCGGCCGCCGGTGACCAGGGCCAGATGGACCGAGAGCAGCCCGAAGGCATGACTGAGCGGGCTCGCGGAAACCAGTGTGTCCCCGGGGCCCAGGCCGCCGTCCGCCGCGACGGCCGCCGCGTTGCCGAGCAGCCCACCGTGGCGGTGCACACACAGTTTCGGGCGCCGGGAGGTCGTCCCGGAGGAGGCGAGCAGCATCAGCGGGGCCTCCGGGTCCCGCGGCGGATCCGGAAGCGCCCCGGGGGCCGGGTCGGGTGCCTCGTCCAGCAGCTCCGCCGCGCTCGGCAGCGTCCCCGCGCCGGACACACCGCGCCCCGTCCGCGCGGGCCCCTCGCCCTCCACCACCCATGCGTGCCGCAGCGAGCCGCACCCCTCGCGCACCGCGAGGATCTCCCCGACGCGGTCACGGCCGCGGTAGGAGCCCCGCGCCACCAGCGCGGCGGCTCCGGCCTGGGCGACCAGGGACTGCACCTCGTGGGCGCCGTACGCGCAGTGCAGCGGCAGCAGCAGCACGCCGAGCCGGGCGGTGGCCGCGTGCAGCACCACCAGTTCCCAGGAGTTCGGCAGCTGCGCCGCCAGTACGTCACCGGACCGCAGTCCCCGCACGTACAGCGCGCCGGCGGTCCGTTCGGCCTGGCGCAGACAGTCCTGCCAGGTCCGGCCGATCCCGTCGTCCCACACGGCGGGATCCGTACGGCGGGCCGCGGCACGCTCGAGAGCACCGGTGAACGTGAAAGCGGTCGTCGTCGATTCCGTGGGGAGAGCGTTCACGAAGAATCCTCCGTTCCGGGCAGAACCAACAGTCCTTGCCTTGCCGCACGGATTCTGGGCGGAAATCGAGCGGATGGTCCAGGGGAAAACCGATAAGAACCCCTGATCCGCTGCACCGGTCCGGCCGCGATAACAAAAGCCCCCTCCCGTGATGTCGCGACGGAGCGCGGGCCCGAAGATAGGCGCGGACGCCCGCTGTCGATTGATTCTCCCGCCGCCGTTCGGCCGCGCCGATGGATGCCCCCCACACGGACAACGCGCAGCCGTTCACCGCTGCACAACCGGCGCCCGGGAGCCGGACCGCCGCGCCGCGCACCCATAAGAAAACCCACTAACGAAGCCCTGGCCTCCGGTTGAAAGTGTCACCTCGAAACGTTTCGGCAGGAGCATTCGGTGACTCCGATGAATGCCATCGAGAAGGCCGAACGTGCCGCGTTTCCCCTGGTCAATCGCTATGTCGAGCCGAGTTCCGGACGAGCGGTCCGGCGCATTCCGGTACCCGTGCGCCCAGGGGCTTGCCGGGCGCCGGAAAACCACCACAGAATTCCGACGGCCCCGATACAGGAGGTATCGATGTCCGTAGTCCGCGCGTCTCACACCACAAAGGAAAGTGTGCGTTCCGTCGGCGAATTACCCTCCGTGGACAGCGAATTGCCGGTGGGCAGTCCATTCTCCGGCACCGATCTGCGGCGGCTTGCCGACGCGATCCGCGACGCCGGCCTCGCGTCGAGCGCCCCGGTGTCGTCGCTTCTCGAACCGGCCGGGCCACAGGGCGGGGCCACGTCCCTGACCGAGCGGAACTGCCGGTTCGACCACTGCGCAGTCCTGCTGTTTCCGCAGACCCTCGCCGCGGGGTTGGACCATCTGGAACAGTGCGGCCTGGCACCGCTGCCCACCGTGCCGAGCACGGTGGTGCGCCGCAGGCTGAGCGAACGCCACGGTCTCGACCCGGCGCGCTGCGACGTCCACCTCACCCGGCTCCGGCTGGACCTGCCGGACGGACGACGCCATCCGGCGGTCGAGGTGTTCCTCTTCCCCCGCGACTGCGCCGCGTTCGACCCGCGGCTGGCCGCGTCCGAAGTCGCGCACGGCTTCGAGGACCACACCGCGTTCGTGGTGGGCCGGCCGAGCCTCCCGCTGCTGGAGAACCTCGTCACGGCCTGGCGTGCCGAGGCCGGCCTGCTGTGGGAGGGCG belongs to Streptomyces sp. NBC_01454 and includes:
- a CDS encoding LysR family transcriptional regulator: MELRHLRTFETVARTLSVTQAAKELHYAQSSVSDQIQALERDLGVELLDRSQRRVRLTPQGVALSEYTDKILKLMEEARWAVSRPGAELAFGALETLCQHLLPEVLAHYRSLHPQARVRVAQDNRGELYKAVRRGDLDLCLTFGDPPADPSLRAETLAEEPLAVIVPPGHHLAERGEAGLEELAREPFLATERGCGFREMFDSAFGAVAAKEPVAEVSSIGTLGACVAAGMGCALLPLTAVRDQASRGEVAVVKAGDGDLHTTVTMTWLDRNSANPNLIGFQTVLRRQLGG
- a CDS encoding MFS transporter, which produces MTTRAEPERDSVAAPKRTGKPSRTLLIGLSLGYFMVLLDMTIVSVALPAIAGDLHTGLSGLQWVTNGYTITFAALLLTAGWLSDRFGGRRVFLWGLVTFGVLSGVSAVATTLGMLVVLRLALGVAGALLLPSSLALIVHSYTDPAERARAVGAWAAITGAALAAGPLVGGMLTDTVGWRAIFLINVPLALVSLVITARLAPETARKQRSGLDLTGQLSAVVALAALVYALIEGPDKGWTGGGVLGGFGLAAAAAVVFLVAELRSGDAAMLPLRMFRSRSFSSALVAGLLANFGLSGLLFALSLFFQEGRGYSSFAAGLAFLPLTLPTAFNPIYTGRLVGRIGPRRPATIGFVLMGAGALIQAPFTGNSAGALVATVVGLLAFGFGVSFALPALVAGVAGSVPAELAGIGAGALNSARQVGASLGVAVLGVVLNLSSSTAAGTRWALVVGGLGLLVGALVAGSGLRGRSPAAAR
- a CDS encoding VOC family protein, with protein sequence MTLTSPSARPQAGPPSPRVDGVDHLAFVTWKPRATYEFYTQVLGMPLVHAITATGWVTEDYPDFVHFFFDMGKGNRIAFFYYFGLPEEEQPSDLMHRSRHLAFHVDTEEELLAWRERLKAHGVRVTPPLPHELIESIYFDDPNGLQLEITRPLRAMSALDSRDAELTLRALADVAESPRPCAQTLWQRKAELVRKAAPVRNDREVAGP
- a CDS encoding class I adenylate-forming enzyme family protein, with translation MNALPTESTTTAFTFTGALERAAARRTDPAVWDDGIGRTWQDCLRQAERTAGALYVRGLRSGDVLAAQLPNSWELVVLHAATARLGVLLLPLHCAYGAHEVQSLVAQAGAAALVARGSYRGRDRVGEILAVREGCGSLRHAWVVEGEGPARTGRGVSGAGTLPSAAELLDEAPDPAPGALPDPPRDPEAPLMLLASSGTTSRRPKLCVHRHGGLLGNAAAVAADGGLGPGDTLVSASPLSHAFGLLSVHLALVTGGRVGLFDGWDPRRFAGALRAVSATTAFLVPAQLRDLVTLLAEDAEDAEAGGTPLALREVRTGGAPVPRELAEGVRRTMGARLVVQWGMTEIGAGTFTRPGDPPEAASTIGRPVSGGEVRVVDREGRRAGPGATGELQYRSPFLFRGYHGAPELTRAALTADGWLRTGDLAVLHPDGSVGYRGRADELINRGGLKFSALEVEELLGDLPQLAQHAIVGRPDPRLGQRSCLLAALRDGTGLTLDEVTGHLSRKGLATYKLPEELVVVDRLPTTVTGKIARNRLTSIPLPPLPRPPAPASRPVPAAGEGDR
- a CDS encoding FAD-dependent monooxygenase, whose amino-acid sequence is MSATTAGRSDRRPVLVVGAGPAGLSAALALRAAGLPAVVLEKRTRDAVRPGSRAAYLHGTSLRELEQVSPGLGHEIAGRGLMWATKRSYWAGEEIYTRTYPPAGRAGLPPFTSLPQVHTEDLMAAACREGGVEFHWGVEVRSAESTPDGVRLVDSTGGEWAADYVIAADGSRSALRSAAGIPLEGPRSRNTFVVVDLDDDPAHPLLLERVFHYKHPRVGGRNVLLVPFAGGWRVDLNLLVHDDPDRFTSPEGLRRWIPRVLPEAYGERVRWVSTYRFAQQVAADFTDAHRRVLLTGEASHLFAPFGARGMNSSIPDAIRAVRAAQAALTAGTSGAAQAEILRFAQERKEAAAYNRACAGSALEHMLAHRPSVWLRRRVAAAVAGTGRRAGAWLDSAPYGPKLAAPRAARSSY